One Coregonus clupeaformis isolate EN_2021a chromosome 21, ASM2061545v1, whole genome shotgun sequence DNA window includes the following coding sequences:
- the LOC121534803 gene encoding RWD domain-containing protein 3-like — protein sequence MLAAIGEGTCNSTTTRIPYAQGIRPAQVETTTPPAAPAAGSAHQDRACEFVECPMKAEDREKCVSDIDMMPPSNQQHALALLLVDHMRSKTKYIKTIKKWSLELGLTRRLFFGKLILVLLQEARRNIKVYIHIQRTVKVDVDSSGKRCKEKMMRVPCETPVSDLKQLMIFSAVLYEFVS from the exons ATGCTAGCAGCCATTGGCGAGGGAAC GTGCAACAGCACCACCACCAGAATTCCTTATGCACAAGGCATCCGCCCGGCCCAGGTCGAGACCACAACCCCCCCAGCAGCTCCAGCAGCAGGATCAGCACATCAGGACCGGGCCTGTGAGTTTGTGGAGTGCCCCATGAAGGCAGAAGACAGAGAAAAATGTGTGTCTGACATCGATATG ATGCCTCCATCCAACCAGCAGCACGCCCTAG CTCTTCTTCTAGTAGATCATATGAGATCCAAAACGAAATATATAAAGACAATTAAAAAGTGGAGCTTGGAATTGGGGCTAACCAGAAGATTGTTCTTTGGGAAGTTGATACTGGTGCTTCTGCAAGAAGCAAGGAGGAACATCAAGGTT TACATCCATATCCAGAGAACTGTGAAAGTAGACGTGGATTCATCAGGAAAGAGATGCAAAGAGAAGATGATGAGAGTTCCTTGTGAAACCCCAGTCTCAGACCTCAAACAGTTAATGATTTTCTCAGCTGTTCTGTATGAATTTGTGTCTTAA
- the LOC121535107 gene encoding TLC domain-containing protein 4-B, with the protein MESFSPLVLAITATSFVTFQCLFHFVSPWISARFFPGYQRLSPRHTIEWNSRTVSTLHALIVGLFCLYILLHDDAVNDDPVWGDPSLVKINVAITCGYLLSDMLLICYYWRAIGDTFFVIHHLAALYAYYYVLSIGMLPYFANFRLVAELSTPCVNQRWFFEVLGYPKRSLPNMVNGIAMTASFFLVRIAVMPLYYSRMYAVYGTEPFYRVTFGGRCAWMGPSFCLDIMNVMWMHKMARGCIGVLRSPGKVKVEKMQNGKVH; encoded by the exons ATGGAGAGCTTCTCTCCGCTGGTCCTGGCCATTACTGCCACCAGCTTTGTGACGTTCCAGTGTCTGTTCCACTTTGTCAGCCCCTGGATCTCTGCTCGGTTCTTTCCTGGGTACCAACGTCTTAGCCCCAGACACACCATAGAGTGGAACTCCAG AACTGTGTCTACATTACACGCCTTGATAGTGGGGCTTTTTTGTCTCTACATATTACTACATGATGATGCAGTCAATGATGACCCTGTCTG GGGAGATCCGTCACTGGTGAAAATAAATGTGGCCATAACCTGTGGCTACCTCCTATCAG ATATGCTGCTCATATGTTACTATTGGCGGGCGATAGGGGACACGTTTTTTGTAATCCACCACCTGGCAGCACTGTATGCTTACTACTATGTACTG AGCATAGGAATGTTGCCTTATTTTGCTAACTTCCGTCTGGTCGCAGAGCTTTCTACTCCTTGTGTGAATCAGCG CTGGTTCTTTGAAGTGCTTGGTTACCCAAAAAGATCATTACCAAATATGGTCAACGGCATTGCCATGACGGCATCCTTCTTCCTGGTGAGGATAGCGGTCATGCCACTGTACTACAGCCGGATGTATGCCGTGTACGGGACGGAACCCTTCTACCGGGTGACTTTTGGTGGCCGCTGTGCCTGGATGGGCCCCAGTTTCTGTCTAGACATTATGAATGTCATGTGGATGCATAAAATGGCCCGCGGCTGCATTGGTGTCCTGCGCTCTCCTGGAAAGGTGAAAGTGGAAAAGATGCAGAATGGGAAAGTGCACTGA